In Candidatus Krumholzibacteriia bacterium, one genomic interval encodes:
- a CDS encoding tetratricopeptide repeat protein, translating to MRNQLTLMAERMRRQGAALALLALGTIAVSAAARAGAPVEPLSDIGLAFDAAQHLPAPERTAAIVDLDRRMSLFLDGDVPKEQKAAARFLAGEILFALGQYDQANKTYREAGKDAKRTPLVDDASLAAIQTLEATGRDEDAEKEWVKWLRDNPNSPARSEAMLARAWNAIRRDSVGLAVSILAQTRREFPWLANDARLTLAEGTTAFLEGRYSDVKVEPSGTSLDPACVYLRALTDEATGKPLKAAARYQEVADRYDDPRLRDVARLAKANVFFKSGAYASAAEEFAKVVAAVNSDEVRAEARLRGAASTVLAGEFDEGTAQLRAVASEYAGTTIAARAQIVLGEVLFSAEQYEAAIVEFNKVLTRYFQHGLASLAQYRVARSLDALGRPAEATGAYQAVVSGYPTSREAPAAAYLAGAGLLSQNRYAAAAPYFRVVLDRYAPVRGEGTIEFETPEKQELVEASLCLLELSYHRAGNLGLLSGIPHLLLQRMPPSKSLWRANALLIDADALAAQGRQDEAQQMLTQLLAEFTTPDVAVPAYRLLAWSYSQEGELDLAMQTQDRMLARYASSGASSDMSFAYLNKAHILFNEKHYKEAAKAYESFLASFPSHPDRAQALYQAGMCYLRLGQDGDAVDRWEEVARMDPTAPIAEKSLVRAGDVYFTAGHYEEAKACYLSLTTNFADSRSSAVGTLRIAQCDYNAGHYPESIEAYSMVIERFPNHAVAEDAKRGIELALYQLGQKENGEEVLAELVERFPSSSFAADAQYEIALRRYQADDFEGAAEAFRRVVSQFPSYSAGDRSLYLMGDSYSRSGREAEARGAWEQFVTFFPASELRPTVQLQLGASRFAEGDYMRAAVDFTAVLSDSVPAELRSAARYNLALCQRMLGDVDAAQALLEQYRADYPRDRRAGQVAFQLGAINEDAGRYAEAAREYNAALAASLETDLRVEVQFRAGYCEEQSGDEKAALSSYAAAAKCGDKSNPYRLSALARSAAVHERNQEFGKALTAYRDLIKNATDPELVVAAKERATELESRR from the coding sequence ATGCGCAACCAGTTGACTCTCATGGCCGAACGCATGCGCCGCCAGGGCGCCGCGCTGGCACTGCTCGCGCTCGGCACGATTGCCGTGTCTGCAGCTGCGCGCGCGGGTGCACCGGTGGAGCCACTTTCCGACATCGGGCTGGCGTTCGACGCGGCGCAGCACCTGCCGGCGCCGGAAAGAACCGCCGCCATCGTGGATCTCGACCGCCGCATGAGCCTGTTCCTGGATGGTGATGTGCCGAAGGAGCAGAAGGCCGCGGCGCGTTTCCTGGCCGGCGAGATCCTGTTTGCGCTCGGGCAGTACGACCAGGCCAACAAGACGTACCGCGAGGCTGGCAAGGACGCAAAGAGGACGCCCCTCGTGGACGACGCGAGCCTCGCCGCCATCCAGACTCTGGAAGCGACGGGACGCGACGAGGACGCGGAGAAGGAGTGGGTGAAGTGGCTGCGAGACAACCCGAACTCTCCCGCGCGCAGCGAGGCAATGCTGGCGCGCGCGTGGAACGCCATTCGCCGCGACAGCGTCGGTCTGGCCGTCTCTATACTCGCGCAGACCCGACGCGAGTTCCCGTGGCTCGCCAATGACGCCCGCTTGACGCTGGCCGAGGGAACCACGGCGTTCCTGGAGGGTCGCTATTCCGACGTGAAGGTGGAGCCGAGCGGGACGTCGCTGGATCCGGCGTGCGTGTACCTGCGCGCGCTCACCGACGAGGCCACCGGCAAACCGCTCAAGGCGGCCGCCCGTTACCAGGAAGTCGCGGACCGCTACGACGATCCGCGCCTGCGCGACGTCGCCAGACTGGCCAAGGCCAATGTCTTCTTCAAGAGCGGCGCCTACGCGAGCGCGGCGGAGGAGTTCGCCAAAGTCGTTGCCGCGGTGAACTCCGATGAGGTCCGCGCCGAGGCGCGCCTGCGCGGAGCAGCATCCACGGTTCTGGCCGGCGAATTCGACGAAGGCACGGCGCAGTTGCGTGCCGTCGCCTCCGAGTACGCCGGCACGACGATCGCCGCACGCGCACAGATTGTTCTGGGCGAGGTGCTGTTTTCGGCGGAGCAGTACGAGGCCGCCATCGTCGAGTTCAACAAGGTGCTGACGCGCTACTTCCAGCATGGCCTGGCCTCGCTGGCGCAGTACCGCGTGGCGCGCAGTCTCGACGCCCTGGGCCGGCCCGCCGAGGCAACGGGTGCGTACCAGGCGGTCGTTTCCGGATACCCGACGTCGCGCGAGGCACCCGCCGCGGCCTACCTGGCCGGCGCGGGACTGCTGTCGCAGAACCGCTACGCGGCGGCCGCGCCCTACTTCCGCGTCGTGCTCGATCGTTATGCGCCCGTGCGCGGCGAGGGCACCATCGAATTCGAAACGCCGGAGAAGCAGGAACTGGTGGAGGCGTCACTGTGCCTGCTGGAACTCTCCTACCACCGCGCCGGAAACCTGGGGCTGCTCTCGGGCATTCCCCACCTGCTGCTGCAGCGCATGCCGCCCAGCAAGTCGCTGTGGCGCGCGAATGCACTCCTGATCGACGCTGACGCTCTGGCCGCACAGGGCCGGCAGGACGAGGCGCAGCAGATGCTGACGCAGTTGCTCGCCGAGTTCACCACCCCCGACGTCGCGGTACCCGCGTACCGGCTGCTGGCGTGGTCCTACTCGCAGGAAGGCGAGCTCGACCTGGCCATGCAGACGCAGGACCGCATGCTGGCCCGCTACGCGTCCAGCGGCGCGTCGAGCGACATGAGCTTCGCCTATCTCAACAAGGCGCACATTCTCTTCAACGAGAAGCACTACAAAGAGGCCGCCAAGGCCTATGAATCGTTCCTCGCCAGCTTCCCGTCGCACCCCGACCGTGCGCAGGCCCTCTACCAGGCCGGCATGTGCTACCTGCGCCTGGGACAGGACGGCGACGCCGTGGACCGCTGGGAGGAAGTCGCGCGGATGGACCCCACCGCCCCCATCGCGGAGAAGTCGCTGGTGCGGGCGGGTGACGTCTATTTCACCGCGGGCCACTACGAAGAGGCGAAGGCCTGTTACCTGAGCCTCACCACCAATTTTGCGGACAGCCGCTCGTCGGCGGTGGGAACGCTGCGCATCGCGCAGTGCGACTACAACGCCGGCCACTATCCGGAGTCCATCGAGGCCTACTCCATGGTCATCGAGCGCTTCCCCAACCACGCGGTGGCTGAGGATGCGAAACGCGGCATCGAGCTGGCCCTGTATCAGCTGGGCCAGAAAGAGAACGGCGAGGAAGTGCTGGCCGAACTGGTGGAGCGCTTCCCCTCCAGCAGCTTCGCCGCGGATGCCCAGTATGAGATCGCACTGCGGCGCTACCAGGCGGATGACTTCGAGGGCGCCGCGGAGGCGTTCCGCCGTGTCGTCAGCCAGTTCCCCTCCTACTCGGCCGGCGACCGCTCACTCTACCTGATGGGCGACTCGTACAGCCGTTCCGGTCGCGAAGCCGAGGCGCGCGGTGCGTGGGAACAGTTCGTCACGTTCTTCCCGGCGAGCGAGCTGCGTCCGACCGTGCAGTTGCAACTGGGCGCCAGCCGTTTCGCAGAGGGCGACTACATGCGCGCGGCGGTGGACTTCACCGCCGTACTCTCCGACAGCGTCCCGGCTGAACTCAGATCCGCCGCCCGCTACAACCTGGCCCTGTGCCAGCGCATGCTCGGCGACGTAGATGCCGCACAGGCCCTGCTCGAGCAGTACCGGGCGGACTATCCGCGCGACCGTCGTGCCGGCCAAGTCGCATTCCAGCTCGGTGCCATCAACGAGGACGCGGGCCGTTACGCCGAGGCAGCGCGCGAGTACAACGCGGCCCTGGCGGCGAGTCTCGAAACCGATCTGCGCGTCGAGGTGCAGTTCCGGGCCGGTTACTGCGAGGAACAGTCAGGCGACGAGAAGGCCGCGCTCTCTTCCTACGCGGCTGCCGCGAAGTGCGGCGACAAGTCCAATCCATACCGTCTCTCGGCCCTGGCGCGCAGTGCCGCAGTGCACGAGAGAAACCAGGAGTTCGGGAAGGCGCTCACCGCCTATCGCGATCTCATCAAGAACGCGACGGATCCGGAGCTCGTCGTCGCGGCCAAGGAACGTGCGACCGAGCTCGAGTCCCGCCGGTAA